Genomic window (Prionailurus bengalensis isolate Pbe53 chromosome E3, Fcat_Pben_1.1_paternal_pri, whole genome shotgun sequence):
TGAGCTAAACTTGACTTGCACCGGGGCAGATGGACCACAGAGTGGGCTCTGGAATGACCCACCTTTAAGTTTACCTCATTAGAATACTAAAACCCTCCCCCAGGGAGGAGCCTCAGCCTCATTTATGTAACATACAAGGTCTCTACAGGCGGGTTTCCTTAAGGCACATGCATCACGCCCACCTCTACCTAGGCCTCCCTGTCTAAATAGCCATCCTAACCCTAAACAGAAGGGACCCATTCGCCGTCTCTCTCAGGGAGTCACTGCTTTGGAAGCCATTCCCTATGATCTCCTTGGCTCTCCGAGGAGCGAACTCACGTTGGTTAGGCTAAAAGTTGACAGGAAACAGATTAACAGAACAGCAGGTTTAATTTTGCTTGTGCGAATCTCTCACAAATATGGGGTTCCCAAAGTTAAAAGGAAGTACATATGCCCTCCTGAACCAAAAGGGATGAGAGCCTGGGGCTTCAAAGGCACAGAAGGCGATTCACAGACCAGGAAGAGTGAATGTGtgcgcctccccacccccaccccctcacccccccacagATGGATCACTTAGAGAAGATTTAGCTCTGGTAAGAACCCCATTGTGGGAAAGACGCCCAACTTCAATTCTTCTAGGTAGTTAAGGGGGCAAAAATTTCTCTTGAACTGTTGGATCCTGATGGGCACAGAGGTGATCGTGAGCTACAGGCAAAGCAGCACACTTTGCAGGGGGGAGGAGCTTGTTCTGAACCCCTGTACTGGGCCCCAAGTAACACATTACCCCTCCCAGGAACGCTGAAGTTGAGAACTCAAACCTCCTGAAAGGGGACGATGCCGCAGAGGAGGAAACATGCTCAGTGAGGAGTCAAGCTGCGTGGGACGGGGCACAGGCCCTCTGGCCCAAGTCCTGCTGCCTGAGCCCGGATGCCACTCCGCTCACGGTGCATGTTACAGATGAAGTGGCCTGCCAAGGCAGCAGTGGCGGGGAGCCAGGCTggtcctttctctgcctccagccAGTCTCTGTCCCTATGGGTCTTCCTGACACGACCTTCCATGCAGTGGCTCCTTTTCATTGTTGGCGGCCCTAGGAGGCCTCCCTCTCTACTCCACGGCTCATAGACCATCAAAGCCCTCCCTTCTCCAGGGAGAAgtgttctccctttctctcttccctccacacCCACATCCCGTTTTGTCCAGCTAGGGCCTGCCCGCTCTTGAAGGATTTGCTCCAGGGTCACCAGCTCCAGGAGGCCCACCCCTCTTACCTCCAGCCTTTTACTTCCTCACACAGCCCACTCTgacctgctgggggagggggtggggagaaggattCTTTCGGGATGCAAACCCCCGGCCCGGTGCACTTGAATCACCTggagattttaaaatgcagattcagtCTGGCATGGGACCCAAAACTTGGCCTTTCCGCAAatccccaggtgatgctaataGTGTTCACAGGCCACACTTAGAGGGGCAAGAGCCAAGGTCAAGGGGCTTCCTGTTCTCAgtagacccagaatcccaagacTTTGGCCAACTGCCTCTATGCCTCTATCAACACACTtgagcccctgcccccagccaggcCCCAGGCTGCAGAGACACACAGCTCCTTTTGCTTCCAATCGATTTATGTCCAACAGGCCTGCCCAACAGGTACCAGCTCCATTTTGCCCACGAGGACCCTCAGGCTCACAGCAGGTAACTGGCAAGGTGGGGAGTCCTGGTGAAGGTGATTTTCACTCAGGAAAACGAGCCAGGCCTGATGGGGGGGGaatggggggggatgggggggaatgggggggggatggggggggaaaTGGAACCAGCCAAGAGCCACAGCTCTCAGACAAGGGGCCACATTCCCTCCTGGACACTCCCAGGgcctgggagaggagggcagtTCTACCTGGGAGCAAGAGAGGCAGCAAGACAGCTCCCATCAGTGACAAGAAGCTTCAGGCAGTCCCAGGCCTCCTGAGGTGCCCACCCCCAAACCAGGGACCTgtccagagcccccccccccccccccccgccacgacATTCTCCTTTACAGCAGCTTCAGGCCCAAGGGGACCACTGTCCAGACCACTGCCCTGGACCTAGTCACCTCTGGCCTCTGGGCCTCTAGCCTGCTGCCCCTAGAAGACTCAGTCCTttcctgcctgcccctgcccccacacccaaTTCAGATGCATGGGGTCCAGAGACACAAACCCTTTGCTAGCCCAGGAGGAGGCCTGGCCTCCAACAGCTTACACCCTGGCCTCCTGGGAGGCATGGGATTACTGTCACCAGGGAAGATGagcccctaccccccaccccaactcctgcCCCAGGAAGGCCACGTTGCCCAAAGCCAGGAAAATGCAGGCTTGCCTTCACAAATCAGTCCGCCCTCTCCACTGGTAGATCACCCCCACACTAGTACAACAGTCCTTGTTGGGTTGGGCTCCTTTGAGCCCGTGACACTTTTGTACCGTCGCCACCCCCCTCCAGCTCACCCCTATCTGACATCACTGTGCTATACCCAAaaagctcatttttttcttttattgggaAGCAGACACAGGGCAGATCATAGGGCGGGAAGCAGTGTGATGCCTCCTGGCGAGACCCAGGACAATGGTAGCCAGAGTCAGGGACAACACCGTGGCCAGGCCTATGCCCACCATCACAGAGGTGTGAGGCGAGGTCGACCCCTCCACACCACGATCGGCAGCCTTTCCCAGGAAGATCAGAGGCCCCACGGTGATATCCGCTTCTTCGGTCACTGAAAGATACAGGACACCTGGGGTCAGATAAAGGGTTTTGCTCTGTTCCAGTAGACTGAACTAGGTTTTATTCTAACAGCTGCATTATCACCCCACAATTGTCATTATGCCCTACTCAGAACCCCCCGGCTGACACTGGTGTGGGGGTTTAGAGCCCCCTATTAACCCCAAGGCTTCTATGTTAGGAAGGCCATGAACAGCATTGCCCCAGAGGTGAGCAGCCTTgaatgggggacagaggaggaatGTCCCTCTGCAGTAAGGCAGTTACCCTATACTGAGGGGAGAGCCATAGCCCCGCAGCAGTCCTAAGCCATACCATGCCTACGATTTCGGGAAGCCATCTTGTGCTGCGGTCTGTCTAGGTGGGACAGCCTCCAGGAGCGGCCCGGAAGGCCACAGTTACCTTTGTTACAACAGTTACAGATGTCAGCAGGGCCTTCTACTGGGAACCACCTGAGCAGAGGAAGACGAAAAGATCGGACGGCTAGGTTGCCAGCAGGAAGCAGCTTGCTGATGACCTACACACCAGGGAAGCCGGGCAGGCTTTCTACCCCAGCCACATCTAACCTGTTGCCTCACCTGTTAGAAGACTTGATGAAGGAACAGGCTTTGTTTAGCTGGTCCGGGACTCGGCTAGCTGGAGTGACTTTCAGATGGCAGGTGATATAGATCTGGAAGTAAGAGCAGCAGTTACAGGGTGGAGGTCTAGGCTCTACCAGTGACTTCAGGAAGCCAATGCTTTAACTCTTAACCCTcagttccatttcacagatggaaggTCAGAGGTGAACTTGCCCAAGGTTTTGGAGGGAGTGGCAGACCAGACCCTAGGACTAAAACCCACCAGCTTTATTCCCTGCCATCTTTCCCCAACCCTGTCCGATGGCCTTACCCTGCCACCTGGGGTAGGGGAAATTTTGACAAAACTGGGGCTCAGGTCAGCCCTGGCCCATTTGGCAGAGGGATCTCCAGGCAGAGGTCCCTTTCATACTCTAGGTAGTGCACTTCACACCCCCTGCAAACCCCACAAGGGCATAGAAGTTCTACCACCTTCTCTCTGAAGCCTTTAGCAAAGCCACAGCCTTGGCCACCACCTAGTGGCTGAGCACACCAGCAAGGAAGCCACTCCAGAAACTCCAACGAGCCGGGAGGCACTTCTGGCCACTGGCCTTGTATCTGCCCCAGCAGAGAAGGGCTTCAGAGTCCCTTAGAATCCTTATTTCAGAGaagtactgttttgtttttgtttttttaatttttttttcaacgttttttatttatttttgggacagagagagacagagcatgaacgggggaggggcagagagagagggagacacagaatcggaaacaggctccaggctccgagccatcagcccagagcccgacgcggggctcgaactcacggaccgcgagatcgtgacctggctgaagtcggacgcttaaccgactgcgccacccaggcgccccgagaagtaCTGCTTTTATCCTCAGCTCCCTCCCAGGACATTTTTTTGATGTTAACTGGGGCCTGTGACCGTAGAATGGTTCCCTGATCCTCATAAATAAGGGTTTACACCCGCCGTGGCCACAGGCGGCCAAACCATCCTATCTACCGTTGAGGGGAAGGCTCCCAGAAGTCAGGCCACCTTTCATTCTTCAGCACTGTCCTCTGGcacctgccctgcctcctcccccgaCAAGGTACAGATCCCAGCTCTGGTGGCTCCTGCGCTGAGAACCACCCCCCGTACGAAaacttctccccctcccctccaccagaCCGCCTCTGAGGTTAACGGCATTCCCAACCCCAACTGGGCTCTTCTACCCTAGGACCCACAAGGTCACTGATCTGGGGACCAGGACCCTCTCTCAGTCTGCTCTCCTTtatcccccaccccaggacctaCCATCAGCTTTAGGACATGTCACCAATAGGACATGTCTTCAATTCATACCTGTCCTGCTACCTGCCAGTCTGTATCAAACTTCCTGTTCAACAGaactgcggggggtgggggcaggtagcTTCAGTATCATCTTCTACAAATTCACTGTGCTCACCCcttaatgccccccccccccagccataGGAGCCTCGGGTTCAGTGGCTTGCAAACCCAGCTGCTTAGAGTCCTCTAAGGAGCTTAAGTAGCTTGAGGATTTCCAAGTAAAACCAGATAGTACTTCACTCACATTCACCTACCAGTCTAATAGAGCTCTAGATGGTAGGTGTGTAGGTATTTGCCGTAAAATTCTATGAAGGTTTCCATAACCATGTTCAAGAAGTAATGCCAGGCCCCCACCCcaattaagtgaaaatatatggtattagGTGATCTTTCCAGGGGGTTAATATAGAGTCAGTCGGTAACAGGCATTTTTCATCACTTCCTGACCAGCTGTTCCAAACTTCAGAATGTGGGGCTTTAACACCAACCCTGGGAtcagagttgcatgctttaccaactgagccagccaggtgtcccaaagtgattttttttttaaaggttattacCATGTTTCTGGGGTCATTAGCAAAGTGGAACGTGTCTACTGTGAACTGGAGAGTCTCCGGCCTGGGTCTGGGGGCTTTGAAGGCAGAAGAGGCATCAGAGAGACCATCCACGAGACAGCtttgaagagaaggaggagacaaCGGAGTCAGGCGCTAAGGCGGTAAAGGTCATGTTTCAAGGGCTCCCCCAGAGGTGGCCCAGCCCTCACCCGTGGAAGTCCACGATGGTGTGATGAGGGGAGACGTTCTGGTCTGGTGTCAGCGTGGCCACACAGTAGTCCACAAACAGTCGCAATGGTATGTGGCGGCCAGTGTGGACTTCGGCCTGGAGGTGGGCTATGTCTCCCAACTGGAAAGTGGGGGACTGCTTCTCGGAGCCCCAGTCCTCTGAAAGGCACAGCCAGGGGTGAGAGACCGCCAGAGCTCTCCCTGCAGCCCCCCTCCGCCATCCCCCTGTGCTCACCCTCCATCAGGCGCAGAGAGAAAGCCAGCTTCTCCTCTGAGAGCATTGTGGTCCTGAAGGGCACCCAGGTGGGCAGGATGGCCTCGCTGCTCACGTTGCTATGCCTACGGAGAAGAGCAGTTGCCCACACCTGTCCCGAGCTCACCCCATCTGGCTTCAGGGGAGTcttcagtggggggtggggggaggaggcgtgtgtgtgtgtgtgtgtgtgtgtgtcaccagTCTTCAGCTGTGGCCCAGCCAGGCAGCTAATCCAAGGCAGCTGAACCGACACTTGAAGTCTGAACCTGCCCCTTGACCCTCCCAAACTCGACACCTGCGAGTGGGCCCCGCCCTCCGGCCATGACCCAGGCGGAGGCACGAAAATGGGATACACCTGAGTGAGGAGTCTGGCCCTTAGACCCAGCTGGGCTTATCAGGGCTCAGGTTTTGGGTCTGAggcagccctccctccctgcacccctcaGCGTTCTTGAGCTGAGATCTAGTGCAGTCCTTCAGAGAGAAATACAGCTAGGCCTCCGGTCCTTGAGAAGCCACGGAGACCGTCTGAGCCTAGACCAGGACGGGAAGGTCCTCGGAAGCAGTGGGAGTCACCCCACTGGGACTCACGGAAGAGGCTAGGTCATCTGAGAACCACGCCTCGGGCATCTGGAAGTCCGAGCACCCCAGCCTGTGGCAGGCCCCCTGCACTGCCCACCCCCGTGGGGCCAGGCAAGCCAACATTCTCAGGTCTGTCCCAGGCAGAGACCTTCGGGAGCAAGACAGCTGTGGTCCGAGGAGGGCTGTGGCCTCTCTAGCCAGAGAGGGGGCAGCTAGCCTTCCTGCCCTTGGCTCCTCCGTCTCCCCTACCCTACCCGGTCAGGGGCTGAGCTCCCTCCagcctgcccctccacccctgctgCCACAGGTCAGGACTCCCTCCATCCCATCTCAGCTGGTCTCCCCAACTCCATCTGCCTCCTGTACCAGCGGCCAGAGGACCTTCTGGGTTCAGAGACCATCCTTGCCATTCAGTTAGGTTCACCGTGGCAGcagcggttggggggggggcagggggtgcctgCTAAGGTGCCAGCCTGAGCACCTTCTCTGGATCTGTTGGGCCTTTAGAACCtatctttcccccctcccttatTGAAGGGGCCCCGGGCTACAGCCTCTATTAGTGACACGCTGCCCTCCCTGGTGTGCGTGACTGTGTGGCCTTGCCCAGAGGGTctcacccccacctgcccctttATGTACCCTCCCAGGATCTTGTTCTGGGAGCTTCTACCTT
Coding sequences:
- the ZP3 gene encoding zona pellucida sperm-binding protein 3 → MGLSYGLFICFLLWGGTGLCYPPTTTEDKTHPSLPSSPSVVVECRHAWLVVNVSKNLFGTGRLVRPADLTLGPENCEPLISGDSDDMVRFEVELHKCGNSVQVTEDALVYSTFLLHNPRPVGNLSILRTNRAEVPIECRYPRHSNVSSEAILPTWVPFRTTMLSEEKLAFSLRLMEEDWGSEKQSPTFQLGDIAHLQAEVHTGRHIPLRLFVDYCVATLTPDQNVSPHHTIVDFHGCLVDGLSDASSAFKAPRPRPETLQFTVDTFHFANDPRNMIYITCHLKVTPASRVPDQLNKACSFIKSSNRWFPVEGPADICNCCNKGNCGLPGRSWRLSHLDRPQHKMASRNRRHVTEEADITVGPLIFLGKAADRGVEGSTSPHTSVMVGIGLATVLSLTLATIVLGLARRHHTASRPMICPVSASQ